One stretch of Nitratiruptor tergarcus DSM 16512 DNA includes these proteins:
- the secY gene encoding preprotein translocase subunit SecY, protein MSKSLVNKILITLGFLFLYRVLAYVPVPGVNIDIVKEFFDTQAGNALGMFNMFSGNAVRRLSIISLGIMPYITASIIMELLAATFPTLAQMKKERDGMVKYMQIIRYATIAITLVQAIGVSIGLQSLTGRGGESAIMIDMPTFVTIAAISMLAGTMILMWIGEQITQRGIGNGISLIIFAGIVSGIPSAIAGTVNLVNTGELNFLILIAIVAIILITVGFIIYVELAERRVPVSYSRKVLMQNQKKRIMNYIPIKVNLSGVIPPIFASAILMFPSTILQSSTNPIVQRIADILNPNGFIFNVLMFFLVVFFAYFYASIVFNAKDIADNLKRQGGFIPGVRPGEPTAEYLNEVASRLTFWGALYLGIISTLPWILVKLMGVPFYFGGTAVLIVVQVALDTMRKIEAQIYMNKYQTLSAVGL, encoded by the coding sequence ATGAGCAAATCATTAGTTAACAAAATCCTCATAACGCTTGGATTCCTCTTTCTCTACAGGGTATTGGCGTATGTGCCTGTCCCTGGAGTTAATATCGATATCGTTAAAGAGTTTTTTGATACACAAGCAGGTAATGCTTTGGGTATGTTCAATATGTTTAGCGGTAATGCTGTGAGACGATTATCGATAATATCACTAGGTATCATGCCTTACATTACGGCTTCAATTATTATGGAACTTCTTGCCGCAACTTTCCCAACACTTGCACAGATGAAAAAAGAGCGTGATGGAATGGTGAAATATATGCAAATCATCCGCTATGCAACTATTGCAATTACTCTTGTGCAAGCAATTGGTGTTTCTATAGGGTTACAAAGCCTTACGGGCAGAGGCGGTGAAAGTGCCATCATGATTGATATGCCTACATTTGTAACTATTGCTGCAATTAGTATGCTAGCAGGAACAATGATACTGATGTGGATTGGGGAGCAAATTACCCAAAGAGGCATAGGCAATGGTATATCGCTTATCATTTTTGCTGGTATTGTTTCAGGAATTCCAAGTGCTATTGCAGGAACGGTGAATCTTGTAAATACTGGTGAACTCAACTTCTTGATACTTATTGCTATTGTAGCAATCATTCTTATAACAGTTGGTTTCATTATTTATGTGGAGCTAGCGGAGCGCCGCGTACCAGTCTCATATTCGAGAAAAGTTCTGATGCAAAATCAAAAAAAGCGTATTATGAACTATATCCCTATCAAAGTAAACTTAAGCGGTGTTATACCACCAATCTTTGCCTCTGCAATTTTGATGTTTCCATCAACAATTTTACAATCAAGTACCAATCCTATTGTGCAAAGAATTGCCGATATTCTCAATCCAAACGGTTTTATTTTTAATGTGTTGATGTTCTTTCTTGTTGTATTTTTTGCCTACTTCTATGCTTCTATAGTTTTCAATGCAAAAGATATTGCAGACAATCTCAAGCGCCAAGGAGGATTTATTCCGGGTGTTCGTCCAGGTGAGCCTACAGCAGAATATCTCAATGAGGTAGCAAGTAGATTGACATTTTGGGGTGCACTCTACCTTGGCATAATCTCTACTCTTCCATGGATACTGGTAAAGTTGATGGGTGTTCCTTTCTACTTTGGAGGTACAGCAGTACTTATCGTTGTACAAGTAGCACTTGATACTATGCGAAAGATTGAAGCGCAAATATATATGAATAAATATCAAACACTCAGTGCGGTAGGGCTTTAA
- the rplO gene encoding 50S ribosomal protein L15, whose product MALHNLQPAPGSTHKTKRVGRGQGSGMGKTATRGQKGQKSRTGYSQKRGFEGGQQPLQRRLPKIGFTSRVEKPVAINVDKVKKVANLDEITIENIKQVYKLPKYVTKVKLIGSSVKEIVSKIKDENISFSGQK is encoded by the coding sequence ATGGCATTACATAATCTACAACCAGCTCCTGGCAGCACGCATAAAACAAAACGAGTAGGTCGTGGCCAGGGAAGTGGCATGGGTAAAACTGCCACAAGAGGACAAAAGGGACAAAAGAGTAGAACTGGTTATTCGCAAAAAAGAGGTTTTGAAGGTGGTCAGCAACCATTACAAAGAAGACTACCTAAAATTGGATTTACATCAAGAGTAGAAAAACCAGTAGCAATTAATGTAGACAAAGTGAAAAAAGTAGCTAATCTTGATGAAATAACAATAGAAAATATCAAACAAGTTTATAAATTACCAAAATATGTAACCAAAGTGAAATTGATAGGGAGTAGTGTAAAAGAGATCGTTTCTAAAATCAAAGATGAAAATATCTCTTTTAGTGGACAAAAATAA
- the rpsE gene encoding 30S ribosomal protein S5 — protein MEKYNREEFEEVVVNISRVTKVVKGGRRFRFSALVVVGDKKGHVGYGIGKAKEVPDAIKKAIDNAFKNITTVNIKGTTIAHDIEHKYNASKILLKPASPGTGVIAGGAARPVLELAGVKDILTKSLGSNNPATLVRATIEALERIKA, from the coding sequence ATGGAAAAGTATAATAGAGAAGAGTTTGAAGAGGTTGTGGTCAATATCAGCCGTGTAACAAAAGTTGTCAAAGGTGGTAGAAGATTTCGTTTCAGTGCCCTTGTAGTTGTCGGAGACAAAAAAGGACATGTTGGCTATGGTATTGGCAAAGCTAAAGAGGTACCAGATGCAATTAAAAAAGCTATTGATAATGCTTTTAAAAATATCACGACTGTAAATATCAAAGGTACCACTATTGCTCATGATATAGAGCATAAGTACAATGCAAGTAAAATTTTGCTCAAACCTGCAAGCCCAGGTACTGGTGTGATAGCTGGTGGTGCTGCACGTCCTGTATTGGAACTTGCAGGAGTGAAGGATATTTTGACAAAATCACTTGGTTCAAACAATCCTGCTACATTGGTTCGAGCAACTATCGAAGCATTAGAGAGAATAAAAGCATAA
- the rplR gene encoding 50S ribosomal protein L18, translating to MRESVQRRKNRLRIKRKRRVRGKVTGTAQRPRLSIFKSNRHFYAQAIDDTKGHTLAYADGAKMGLKANREDVKKIAEQMAEKLKAIGIETIVFDRNGFLYHGVVASFADALRENGIKF from the coding sequence ATGAGAGAGAGCGTTCAAAGAAGAAAAAATAGACTTAGAATTAAAAGAAAAAGACGTGTACGAGGTAAAGTGACTGGTACAGCACAAAGACCTCGTCTTTCTATATTTAAGTCAAACAGACATTTCTATGCACAAGCTATAGATGATACGAAAGGACATACACTTGCTTACGCAGACGGAGCAAAAATGGGTCTTAAAGCAAATAGAGAGGATGTGAAAAAAATAGCTGAGCAAATGGCTGAAAAATTGAAGGCCATAGGCATAGAAACAATCGTTTTTGATAGAAACGGTTTTCTTTATCATGGTGTTGTTGCGTCTTTTGCAGATGCACTTAGAGAAAATGGAATCAAGTTTTAG
- the rplF gene encoding 50S ribosomal protein L6: MSRIGKQPVAIPSGVEVKAENGKLIVKKGNLSQEIEYGNRVNVKIEDNKIVFSPVGEDKQSRAFWGTYRALANNAIEGLTKGFEKKLEINGVGYRAQVKGKELELQLGFSHPINYSIPEGIQISVEKNIISIKGHDKQKVGQVAAEIRSFRPPEPYKGKGVKYVDEVIIRKAGKTAKK; the protein is encoded by the coding sequence ATGAGTAGAATAGGTAAACAGCCTGTAGCTATCCCAAGTGGGGTAGAAGTAAAAGCAGAGAATGGGAAATTGATTGTTAAAAAGGGAAATCTATCCCAAGAGATTGAATATGGCAATAGAGTAAATGTAAAAATTGAAGATAATAAAATTGTTTTTTCTCCAGTAGGGGAAGATAAGCAGAGTCGTGCTTTTTGGGGAACATACAGAGCTTTGGCAAATAATGCTATTGAGGGACTAACAAAAGGCTTTGAGAAGAAGCTCGAAATCAATGGCGTTGGTTATAGAGCACAAGTAAAAGGAAAAGAGCTGGAGTTGCAACTTGGATTTTCTCATCCTATAAATTATTCTATTCCAGAAGGAATACAAATTAGTGTTGAAAAAAATATTATCAGCATCAAAGGGCATGACAAACAAAAAGTTGGCCAAGTTGCAGCGGAAATTAGAAGCTTCAGACCGCCTGAGCCTTACAAAGGAAAAGGTGTGAAGTATGTAGACGAAGTAATTATTAGAAAAGCCGGTAAGACAGCTAAGAAGTAA
- the rpsH gene encoding 30S ribosomal protein S8, whose amino-acid sequence MINDMIADSITRIRNASMRGQEVTKLLYSKIVESIVKILQEKGYIESYKVVEEGNKKFINVVLKYEEAGKKKKPVINEIKRISKPGRRVYKGKDEIKRFKNGYGTIIVSTSKGVLPNDEAYRLGVGGEVLCSVW is encoded by the coding sequence ATGATTAATGATATGATCGCTGACTCTATAACAAGAATCAGAAACGCTTCAATGCGAGGACAAGAGGTTACAAAGTTGCTCTATTCAAAAATAGTCGAATCAATCGTAAAAATTTTACAAGAAAAAGGCTATATAGAGAGCTATAAAGTTGTTGAAGAGGGCAACAAAAAGTTTATAAATGTTGTATTAAAATATGAAGAAGCGGGGAAAAAGAAAAAACCTGTTATAAATGAGATCAAAAGAATTTCAAAGCCTGGTCGCCGCGTGTATAAAGGCAAAGATGAAATAAAACGATTTAAAAATGGCTATGGAACAATTATTGTAAGTACAAGTAAAGGTGTGTTACCTAACGATGAAGCTTACCGCTTAGGTGTTGGCGGCGAAGTGCTTTGTAGTGTTTGGTAA
- a CDS encoding type Z 30S ribosomal protein S14 produces the protein MAKKSMIAKAKRKPKFKVRAYTRCRICGRPKSVYRDFGLCRICLRKMANEGLLPGVKKSSW, from the coding sequence ATGGCTAAGAAAAGTATGATAGCAAAGGCAAAAAGAAAGCCAAAGTTCAAAGTACGTGCATATACGAGATGCCGTATATGTGGAAGACCAAAATCTGTTTATAGAGATTTTGGACTCTGTAGAATCTGTTTGAGAAAAATGGCAAATGAAGGTTTGTTGCCAGGCGTTAAAAAATCAAGTTGGTAA
- the rplE gene encoding 50S ribosomal protein L5, translating to MTLELKQNYQEKVRPALVEELELKNPMLIPNLEKIVISVGAGEASRDSKLMQNIQDTISLLAGQHAVVTKAKRSEAGFKIREGMPVGVKVTLRGDRMWNFLQKLIYIALPRVKDFRGLPKNGFDGRGNYNFGLDEQLMFPEIDYDNIIKTHGMNITIVTTTESDKEAYKLLELLGFPFAKGGR from the coding sequence ATGACATTGGAATTAAAACAGAACTATCAAGAAAAAGTGCGACCAGCTCTTGTAGAAGAGCTTGAGCTTAAAAATCCTATGCTCATTCCAAATCTTGAAAAAATTGTAATTAGTGTTGGTGCTGGAGAGGCAAGCAGAGATAGTAAATTGATGCAAAATATTCAAGACACTATCAGTTTGCTTGCTGGACAGCATGCAGTTGTTACAAAAGCAAAAAGAAGTGAAGCGGGTTTTAAAATTCGTGAAGGTATGCCTGTTGGTGTTAAAGTAACACTTCGCGGTGATCGTATGTGGAATTTTCTACAAAAACTTATCTATATTGCTCTTCCAAGGGTGAAAGATTTCCGTGGCCTTCCAAAAAATGGATTTGATGGAAGAGGAAATTACAATTTTGGTCTCGATGAGCAGTTGATGTTCCCAGAGATAGATTATGATAATATTATCAAAACACACGGGATGAACATTACGATCGTAACAACAACAGAGAGTGATAAAGAGGCATACAAGCTTCTCGAGCTTCTAGGATTCCCATTTGCAAAAGGTGGTAGATAA
- the rplX gene encoding 50S ribosomal protein L24 translates to MAKLKIKKGDIVEIIAGDDKGKTGEVLKVLPKKEAVIVAGCKVAKKAVKPSEQNPEGGFINKEMPIHISNVRKVEGGAS, encoded by the coding sequence ATGGCAAAGCTTAAGATTAAAAAAGGCGATATTGTAGAGATTATCGCTGGTGATGATAAAGGAAAAACTGGTGAAGTGCTCAAGGTGCTTCCCAAAAAAGAGGCTGTAATCGTTGCTGGATGTAAAGTAGCAAAAAAAGCAGTTAAACCAAGCGAACAAAATCCTGAAGGTGGATTTATTAATAAAGAGATGCCAATTCATATCTCTAATGTTCGCAAAGTAGAAGGTGGCGCATCATGA
- the rplN gene encoding 50S ribosomal protein L14, with product MIQSFTRLNVADNSGAKEIMCIKVLGGSKRRYASVGDVIVASVKKAIPNGKVKKGQVVKAVVVRTKKEIQRENGSLIRFDDNAAVILDNKNEPIGTRIFGPVSREVRYKNFMKIVSLAPEVL from the coding sequence ATGATCCAAAGTTTTACAAGACTCAATGTCGCAGATAATAGCGGCGCAAAAGAGATTATGTGTATTAAAGTATTAGGTGGTTCAAAAAGAAGATATGCTTCTGTTGGCGATGTGATTGTAGCGTCAGTAAAAAAAGCAATACCAAATGGTAAAGTTAAAAAAGGTCAAGTTGTCAAAGCTGTTGTCGTGCGAACAAAAAAAGAGATCCAAAGAGAAAATGGTTCTCTCATTCGTTTCGACGACAATGCAGCAGTTATTCTTGACAACAAAAATGAGCCTATTGGAACACGTATTTTTGGACCTGTTAGTAGGGAAGTAAGATATAAAAACTTCATGAAAATAGTTTCACTTGCACCGGAGGTGCTTTAA
- the rpsQ gene encoding 30S ribosomal protein S17 — MAYKRVIQGTVIKKSGDKTVSLLVERKVVHPKYHKIVKRFKKYLVHDEKNEANVGDVITAVECRPISKRKSFRLKEIVQAGVK, encoded by the coding sequence ATGGCTTACAAAAGAGTAATTCAAGGAACAGTAATCAAAAAGAGTGGCGATAAAACTGTATCGTTACTTGTAGAGAGAAAAGTTGTGCACCCAAAATATCACAAAATTGTAAAAAGATTCAAAAAATATTTGGTGCATGACGAAAAAAATGAAGCAAATGTCGGTGATGTGATTACTGCCGTCGAATGTAGACCAATTTCAAAGAGAAAGTCTTTTCGACTAAAAGAGATTGTTCAGGCAGGAGTTAAATAA
- the rpmC gene encoding 50S ribosomal protein L29, with translation MKYTELKDKSLQELEGMLKDKKVELFKLRMQLKTMQLQDTSQIRKTRKDIARIKTAIAEKRRAG, from the coding sequence ATGAAATATACTGAGCTAAAAGATAAGAGCCTACAAGAGCTCGAGGGGATGTTGAAGGACAAAAAGGTGGAGCTATTTAAGCTTCGTATGCAGCTTAAAACTATGCAGCTCCAAGATACTAGCCAAATAAGAAAAACAAGAAAAGATATCGCAAGAATCAAAACCGCTATTGCGGAGAAAAGAAGGGCTGGGTAA